The following proteins come from a genomic window of Malus sylvestris chromosome 4, drMalSylv7.2, whole genome shotgun sequence:
- the LOC126618001 gene encoding cyclin-dependent kinase F-4-like, with the protein MEKFEMIKKLGSGAFGAVFAARHKQTGEVVAIKKLNQRCSSLQQCLSLPEVQSLSKLNHPNIVWLKSVVAEYESAFFVFEYMHSSLLDLIEKKRQTGFTEDEIRNICYQMFQGLAYMHKTGYFHRDMKPENVLVKEGAVKIGDLGSTKEINSPPPYTDYIGTIWYRAPEVLLRSDRYCPKVDMWAMGAIMAELFSLQPLFPGRSDADQIFKICCVIGRPTLGSWRNGFLLAHKMNYQFPQIDGVGLSAMIPSASESAIKLISSLCSWDPSARPTAADALKHPFFIGSHRIPRAIPLRQSNILPASNSSLIFV; encoded by the coding sequence ATGGAAAAGTTCGAGATGATTAAGAAACTCGGGAGTGGTGCTTTCGGGGCTGTCTTTGCTGCACGGCACAAACAGACGGGCGAAGTTGTTGCAATCAAGAAACTGAACCAAAGGTGCAGTTCGTTGCAGCAGTGTCTTAGCCTACCAGAAGTTCAGTCCCTTTCCAAACTCAACCATCCCAACATTGTCTGGTTGAAGAGTGTAGTCGCCGAATATGAGTCTGCTTTCTTTGTGTTTGAGTACATGCACAGCAGTCTGCTTGATCTTATTGAGAAAAAAAGGCAAACCGGATTCACAGAGGACGAAATTAGAAACATCTGCTATCAGATGTTTCAGGGCTTGGCCTACATGCACAAAACTGGCTATTTCCATCGCGATATGAAACCGGAGAATGTCTTGGTTAAGGAGGGTGCCGTCAAGATTGGGGATTTGGGTTCTACTAAGGAGATTAATTCGCCTCCTCCCTATACAGACTACATCGGCACTATTTGGTATCGAGCTCCCGAGGTGTTGCTTCGGTCAGACCGCTATTGTCCTAAGGTCGATATGTGGGCAATGGGTGCTATCATGGCAGAGCTGTTCTCACTCCAGCCTCTATTTCCTGGTCGAAGTGATGCTGATCAGATATTCAAGATTTGCTGCGTGATTGGTAGGCCAACTTTGGGGTCTTGGCGCAATGGGTTTCTTCTTGCACACAAGATGAACTATCAGTTTCCACAAATTGACGGGGTTGGTCTGTCTGCGATGATTCCTTCCGCAAGTGAATCAGCTATCAAGCtgatttcttccctttgttcttGGGACCCATCTGCGAGGCCTACTGCTGCTGATGCACTCAAGCATCCTTTCTTCATTGGCAGCCACAGGATTCCACGCGCCATCCCTTTGAGACAAAGCAATATTCTGCCTGCGTCGAATTCTTCTCTTATTTTCGTGTAG